A stretch of Desulfomonilaceae bacterium DNA encodes these proteins:
- a CDS encoding cation:proton antiporter, producing the protein MEQTWYVATIWLGLALVASIISIRTAISVALVEICVGVIGGNFLGLDPKVEWISFLSGFGAILLTFLAGAEIEPEILKKYGKESVAIGVVSFLLPFLGAMAYAYYVAGWSADASKICGVALSTTSVAVVYAVMVETGLNQTNLGKIILAACFVTDLGTVVALGVLFAHYNIWLAIFVFLTTLVLLATQGFTRWFFRTFGGHVSEPEIKFLFLLLVGLGWLATHANSEAVLPAYLLGLVVAGIFKENPQMVRHLRTATFALLTPFYFLKAGSIISLSAMLHGFELILILLGVKIAAKFLGVYPMAEFFRFKSRIGMYTTLLMSTGLTFGSISALFGYNRGIISQEQYTILVTVVIASAVVPTLIAQWFFQPNKADASHSWKKSPNS; encoded by the coding sequence ATGGAGCAAACATGGTATGTGGCGACGATATGGCTTGGGCTGGCTCTTGTCGCAAGTATTATATCAATCAGGACTGCCATATCCGTGGCGCTTGTGGAAATTTGCGTTGGCGTCATCGGCGGAAATTTTCTGGGCCTGGACCCCAAGGTTGAATGGATAAGCTTCCTCTCGGGCTTTGGCGCGATTCTTTTGACATTTCTGGCTGGAGCTGAAATTGAGCCGGAAATTCTTAAAAAGTATGGTAAAGAAAGCGTCGCAATCGGCGTAGTAAGTTTTTTGCTACCTTTCCTTGGAGCGATGGCTTACGCATATTATGTGGCAGGTTGGAGCGCCGACGCTTCAAAGATTTGCGGAGTTGCGCTATCCACAACTTCGGTGGCTGTTGTTTACGCTGTGATGGTCGAAACAGGGCTGAATCAAACGAACTTGGGTAAGATAATTCTTGCCGCTTGTTTTGTCACGGATCTCGGAACCGTCGTGGCTTTGGGCGTCCTGTTCGCTCATTATAATATATGGCTGGCGATTTTCGTATTCCTCACCACGCTCGTGTTGCTGGCTACACAAGGTTTTACCAGATGGTTTTTCAGAACTTTTGGCGGACATGTTAGTGAACCGGAAATTAAATTTCTCTTTTTACTCCTTGTTGGATTGGGATGGCTGGCGACACACGCAAATAGTGAGGCTGTATTGCCCGCTTATTTGCTTGGCCTTGTGGTCGCGGGGATATTCAAAGAAAACCCGCAAATGGTTCGCCATTTACGGACCGCTACCTTTGCGCTCCTGACGCCCTTCTATTTTCTGAAAGCGGGATCAATTATTTCCTTATCGGCCATGTTGCATGGATTCGAATTGATCCTGATTTTGTTAGGTGTAAAGATAGCCGCCAAATTCTTGGGGGTGTATCCTATGGCCGAATTTTTCAGGTTTAAATCCCGGATAGGGATGTACACCACACTTCTCATGAGCACAGGGTTAACGTTTGGAAGCATATCCGCTCTTTTTGGTTATAATCGAGGAATTATCAGTCAGGAACAATACACAATCCTGGTTACCGTCGTGATTGCCAGCGCCGTTGTCCCGACACTTATAGCCCAGTGGTTTTTTCAGCCCAATAAGGCTGACGCTTCTCATTCATGGAAAAAATCGCCGAATTCCTAA
- a CDS encoding universal stress protein, whose translation MYKKILVAFDGSEGSRKALRVAVEMSAIFKSELHSICVEVDLPHYVATIGEFAEVKLQKDAYFQKLNEEAEDLADEAGINLTTHITAGHAVDSIIDLATDGGFDLVIVGFTGHSRIFERIWGGTSRNITRFSPCTVLIVK comes from the coding sequence ATGTACAAGAAAATATTGGTCGCCTTTGACGGCTCGGAAGGTTCAAGAAAAGCGCTAAGAGTTGCCGTGGAAATGTCCGCCATTTTCAAATCTGAGTTGCATTCGATATGTGTCGAAGTGGACCTCCCTCATTACGTAGCTACAATCGGGGAGTTCGCTGAGGTAAAACTTCAGAAAGACGCTTATTTCCAAAAGCTTAACGAAGAAGCGGAGGACTTGGCCGATGAGGCCGGGATCAACTTGACCACTCATATAACCGCTGGTCACGCGGTTGACAGCATTATAGATCTCGCTACTGACGGAGGATTCGATCTTGTGATTGTGGGATTTACCGGTCACAGCAGGATATTCGAACGGATTTGGGGCGGAACATCCAGAAATATAACGAGATTTTCTCCCTGCACTGTATTGATTGTAAAGTAA
- a CDS encoding SagB/ThcOx family dehydrogenase: MKLKLIPVLCFGVAILLNSMTMSEASELQAIRLPQPQILQGKTLMQALSERRTAREFAPEDIPPQTLSNLLWAAFGINRPESGRRTAPSALNKQEIDIYVVTKAGIYRYDPKPNLLIPVATGDMRALAGLQGYVKDAPLNLVYVADFSKMGASQDSEKRFLSAADTGFISQNVYLYCASEGLATVVRAGIDRTKLGEAMKLGTDQKITLAQTVGYPLSKSPEHSLPKK; this comes from the coding sequence ATGAAACTTAAACTAATCCCAGTGTTGTGTTTTGGAGTGGCCATCCTGTTGAATTCCATGACCATGTCTGAAGCCTCAGAACTTCAAGCCATCCGGCTTCCTCAACCACAGATCCTCCAGGGTAAAACTCTTATGCAGGCGTTAAGTGAAAGAAGGACCGCTCGCGAGTTTGCTCCGGAGGACATTCCTCCTCAGACGCTTTCTAACTTGCTTTGGGCGGCTTTCGGAATAAACCGGCCGGAATCTGGAAGACGAACAGCTCCTTCTGCTCTAAACAAGCAAGAAATTGACATCTATGTTGTCACTAAGGCTGGAATATACAGATATGACCCCAAACCCAATCTCTTGATCCCAGTCGCGACTGGAGACATGCGGGCTCTCGCTGGTCTTCAGGGCTATGTGAAGGATGCGCCGCTTAACCTCGTTTACGTAGCAGACTTCTCCAAAATGGGGGCCTCTCAGGACTCTGAAAAAAGATTCCTTTCCGCCGCTGACACCGGCTTTATAAGCCAGAACGTCTATTTATACTGCGCATCAGAAGGCCTCGCCACAGTGGTTCGGGCAGGCATCGACAGGACGAAGCTCGGTGAGGCTATGAAACTTGGAACGGATCAGAAAATAACGCTGGCCCAGACGGTCGGCTATCCTCTGTCCAAGAGCCCCGAACATAGCTTGCCCAAGAAATGA
- a CDS encoding biliverdin-producing heme oxygenase, with translation MAKEFMQRLREAIMPLHDEAEKSGPLSAIEQKTITLERYKKILERLYGFISVAEDLIIHEIQPSGLDFGPRTRTNHLENDLIFLGHTRDSLTEIPLCDDISAIRTIHGALGLAYLSEGSRLGGLVLSKDLVDCFGFVDFQGYAYFASNGMDVPSLWLSFKDFMENYVESQGGGSEIILAARNGFASLNEWLAGP, from the coding sequence ATGGCGAAAGAATTCATGCAAAGATTGAGAGAGGCAATCATGCCTTTACATGATGAAGCGGAGAAAAGCGGTCCCTTGAGCGCTATTGAACAAAAAACGATTACCCTCGAGCGGTATAAAAAAATTCTTGAACGTCTGTACGGTTTTATTTCCGTCGCAGAGGATCTGATCATACATGAAATCCAACCGAGTGGCCTTGATTTCGGTCCAAGGACCCGGACTAATCATCTGGAAAATGATTTAATATTCCTTGGCCACACTCGGGATTCCTTAACGGAAATACCTCTCTGCGATGACATATCGGCCATCAGGACAATACACGGGGCCCTGGGACTTGCGTACCTGTCTGAGGGATCACGTCTTGGGGGGTTGGTGTTGTCTAAAGATCTCGTAGACTGTTTCGGATTCGTAGATTTTCAGGGATATGCGTATTTCGCCTCCAACGGCATGGATGTTCCATCTCTATGGTTGTCTTTCAAGGATTTTATGGAAAATTATGTTGAGTCACAAGGAGGAGGCTCCGAAATCATTTTAGCGGCGAGAAACGGTTTCGCATCCCTTAACGAATGGCTTGCCGGACCCTGA
- a CDS encoding cobalamin-dependent protein (Presence of a B(12) (cobalamin)-binding domain implies dependence on cobalamin itself, in one of its several forms, or in some unusual lineages, dependence on a cobalamin-like analog.) produces MEPITDEIARIIDEQRNAISEAIVSRQYELQPETWKPYGEKGRQLSLRDSNHHLSYLVAALNESDISLFADYVVWVKQLFDGIRIPPEALPTMLELADEILRERLSPEMASITGEYIIAANKQIQHEVGTQSSFITHDAPLHDMAKQYLESLLNGDRRLATILIMEAVDKGESIKDIYLYVFQRSQYEIGRLWHSNRVSVAQEHYCSAATQLIMSQLYSRIFSNEKIGRTLVAACVGGELHEIGVRMVADFFEMEGWDTYYMGANTPASSIIEAIDKRHADVVGISSSTPLHRSALKDLISSIREFDPNKKVKILVGGYTLRTSPELWKRLGADGFAEDAQQAIALANRIVAEKSLS; encoded by the coding sequence ATGGAGCCCATCACTGACGAAATAGCCAGAATTATCGACGAGCAGAGGAACGCTATCTCTGAAGCCATTGTCTCCCGCCAGTATGAGCTTCAACCCGAAACATGGAAGCCATACGGGGAAAAAGGTAGACAATTGAGCCTACGGGACTCGAATCATCATTTAAGTTATCTTGTAGCGGCCCTTAACGAGTCTGACATTTCCCTGTTTGCTGATTATGTAGTGTGGGTTAAACAACTCTTCGACGGCATAAGAATCCCGCCCGAAGCCTTACCAACGATGCTTGAACTCGCCGATGAAATTCTGCGTGAACGACTTTCCCCTGAAATGGCGTCAATTACCGGCGAATACATAATAGCCGCAAACAAACAAATACAACATGAAGTTGGGACCCAATCCTCTTTTATTACACATGACGCCCCCCTCCATGACATGGCCAAGCAATACCTGGAGTCGCTTTTGAACGGTGACAGGCGTTTGGCTACCATTCTCATAATGGAGGCTGTTGACAAGGGTGAAAGCATCAAGGACATTTACTTGTACGTTTTTCAACGTTCCCAGTATGAAATTGGTCGCCTGTGGCACTCAAATAGAGTTAGTGTAGCTCAGGAACATTACTGCTCGGCCGCCACTCAACTCATCATGTCGCAACTTTACTCGCGAATCTTCTCGAATGAGAAAATCGGTCGAACATTGGTGGCCGCTTGCGTAGGGGGTGAGCTTCATGAAATCGGAGTCCGCATGGTAGCGGACTTTTTTGAGATGGAAGGATGGGACACCTACTACATGGGCGCAAACACCCCCGCATCCAGCATTATTGAAGCAATAGATAAACGGCATGCCGACGTCGTCGGAATATCGTCCTCTACGCCACTCCATAGAAGCGCATTAAAGGACCTGATCTCAAGTATTCGTGAATTTGACCCGAATAAGAAAGTGAAGATTTTGGTAGGCGGTTACACATTGCGTACGTCTCCGGAATTGTGGAAACGCCTCGGGGCAGATGGTTTTGCCGAGGACGCTCAACAGGCTATTGCGCTGGCAAATCGAATAGTCGCGGAAAAGTCTCTTTCATGA
- a CDS encoding cation:proton antiporter: protein MEIPLLRDIVVICGLALGVAFICHRFAIPDTVGFLLTGILAGPHCMGLINNTHQVEQMAEIGVVCLLFAIGLEFSFKSLFKIKTMVLVGGAIQVGLSIVAGALLAGFMGMDSNRSIFFGFLLSLSSTAIVLKILQQRAETESPHGRLTLGILIFQDVAVVAMMLATPIMAGKGSSLGTALLVLALKAIAISLIVLVSTKWIAPRFLFQVARLRNRQLFLLGIVLVALGATWLTSALGLSLALGAFIAGLIVSESEFSERALGDILPFKDLFTSFFFVSIGMLLDIRFVLNNVVTVTGVTLIVIVAKFLTAATSAMALGLPLRTAVLTGVALSQVGEFSFVLSETGSGLGLIDQSAYQLFLGLSIMTMIAAPFLIDSGNRLAAIVLSIPVPKIIKRGFSKTAERQNIPRHKDHLVIIGFGLGGQNLSHVAAAANIPRVIIELNPDTVRREASKGQPIYYGDATTGPVLRHAGVARARALVIMISDPGATRRIIDAARRLNSAVHIIARTRFVSEIEPLCVLGANEVVPEEYEASIEILVRVLRKYLTPREDIYRFVTQVRSNHYRMLRSPSHKPATVSDLPLKISGTEISTVRVKDGAQAVGSTISNLEIRKKYGVTVLAIIRGTDFISNPSANQEILADDIVVLLGKVESISEVEIIFHPPTAIEIGGSQ, encoded by the coding sequence ATGGAAATTCCGTTACTTAGAGATATCGTAGTTATCTGTGGGCTCGCTCTTGGGGTGGCGTTTATTTGCCATCGTTTCGCCATCCCGGATACCGTTGGATTTCTGCTGACTGGAATTCTAGCCGGTCCCCACTGTATGGGTTTGATAAACAACACTCATCAGGTGGAACAGATGGCGGAGATCGGCGTCGTGTGCCTGTTGTTTGCGATCGGTCTTGAATTCTCCTTCAAGAGCCTGTTCAAAATCAAGACTATGGTTCTGGTGGGTGGAGCAATACAGGTAGGGCTTTCCATCGTGGCAGGAGCGCTATTGGCCGGCTTCATGGGGATGGATAGCAACCGGTCTATTTTCTTTGGTTTTTTGCTGTCTCTGAGTAGCACGGCCATAGTCCTGAAAATATTGCAGCAAAGGGCCGAAACCGAAAGCCCTCATGGACGCCTAACACTGGGGATACTAATATTTCAGGACGTGGCGGTAGTGGCCATGATGCTTGCCACTCCCATTATGGCGGGAAAGGGCTCGTCTCTAGGTACTGCTCTGCTTGTCCTGGCGTTAAAAGCCATTGCCATTTCCCTCATTGTATTGGTTTCCACTAAATGGATCGCTCCCAGATTTTTGTTTCAAGTCGCTCGTCTTAGAAACAGGCAGTTGTTTCTGTTGGGAATCGTGCTTGTCGCGCTCGGGGCTACGTGGTTAACATCCGCTCTAGGTCTTTCACTGGCCCTGGGGGCTTTCATAGCCGGCCTCATCGTTTCGGAATCCGAATTTAGCGAGCGGGCCCTTGGGGACATTTTACCTTTCAAGGATTTGTTTACCAGTTTCTTTTTTGTCTCCATCGGCATGCTTCTGGACATAAGATTTGTCCTTAATAATGTAGTAACTGTAACAGGTGTGACTCTGATCGTAATTGTAGCCAAATTCCTGACAGCGGCGACTTCCGCCATGGCGCTGGGACTACCGTTGAGAACCGCTGTCTTGACCGGAGTGGCTTTGAGTCAGGTTGGAGAATTCTCTTTCGTATTGTCAGAAACCGGTTCCGGATTGGGTCTGATTGACCAAAGCGCCTATCAGCTTTTCCTGGGGTTATCAATCATGACCATGATCGCCGCTCCTTTCCTGATTGACTCCGGGAATCGACTCGCAGCGATCGTTCTTTCTATTCCTGTCCCCAAGATCATAAAAAGAGGATTTTCCAAGACAGCGGAACGGCAAAATATCCCGAGACACAAAGACCACCTTGTAATCATCGGGTTTGGTCTCGGTGGGCAAAATCTATCCCACGTAGCTGCTGCCGCTAATATTCCAAGGGTAATAATAGAACTGAATCCAGACACTGTTCGCAGGGAAGCCTCCAAAGGACAGCCTATTTATTACGGTGACGCTACAACCGGTCCAGTATTGAGACACGCCGGTGTCGCTCGCGCAAGGGCTCTTGTAATTATGATTTCTGATCCAGGGGCAACCCGGCGTATTATTGATGCCGCCCGTCGATTGAACTCAGCGGTCCACATCATAGCACGGACCAGATTCGTGTCTGAAATAGAACCCTTGTGCGTCCTTGGAGCCAACGAAGTCGTGCCGGAAGAGTACGAGGCGTCCATAGAAATCCTGGTGCGGGTTCTCAGGAAATACCTGACGCCTCGAGAAGATATCTACAGGTTTGTGACGCAGGTTAGGTCAAATCATTACAGAATGTTAAGAAGTCCGTCGCACAAACCGGCAACCGTATCGGACCTCCCTTTGAAAATATCCGGGACCGAAATATCAACAGTTCGGGTAAAAGACGGCGCGCAGGCAGTTGGAAGTACTATCAGCAACCTTGAAATCAGGAAGAAATACGGCGTGACGGTTCTCGCCATCATAAGGGGAACGGACTTCATCTCCAATCCATCGGCGAATCAGGAAATCCTCGCCGATGACATAGTTGTGCTTTTGGGTAAAGTGGAGTCGATCTCCGAGGTAGAGATAATTTTCCATCCACCGACAGCCATAGAAATTGGCGGCAGTCAATGA
- a CDS encoding MFS transporter translates to MDHRELVFLAVSHMFNDVSQGAVPAILPFLVADRGLSYVAASGLVLAATVLSSLIQPLLGYYSDRRPLPWLMPFGVLTGGLGLALTGIAPTYALIAASVLLSGLGVAAFHPEGSRFANYVSGQRATGMSYFTVGGSIGFSLGPVMVTPLILKFGLPGTMFMIIPAIVVAVGLIRELPRLSSFRPSVKATRLTAVDDTAQWGAFSRLTAVIVLRTCLYFGLMTFIPLYYVHVRLVSIPEANFALTVMLISGALGSGIGGFVADRIGLKNLLVGSLCVIPPLLLGFMVTHGVFRLVCLGLVGMTTIGSASTVVLLGQSYLRSHIGVASGVTLGAAIGLGGLSVPIMGIIADHYDLTVTLYSMFIFPVLAIAFAVTLPHVRR, encoded by the coding sequence ATGGATCACCGCGAATTGGTGTTTCTGGCTGTGAGTCACATGTTCAACGATGTCAGCCAGGGCGCTGTTCCGGCTATCCTCCCGTTCCTGGTAGCAGATAGGGGCCTGTCCTATGTCGCTGCATCTGGATTGGTATTGGCGGCTACGGTATTGTCTTCCCTAATTCAGCCTTTATTGGGTTACTACTCGGATAGACGCCCTCTTCCGTGGTTGATGCCATTTGGTGTTTTAACCGGAGGGCTTGGCCTGGCTTTGACAGGTATAGCCCCAACATATGCGCTAATAGCAGCGAGTGTCCTTCTTAGTGGATTGGGGGTGGCTGCGTTCCATCCTGAAGGATCCAGATTCGCAAATTATGTGTCAGGGCAACGGGCCACAGGTATGAGTTATTTCACGGTGGGCGGGTCAATAGGGTTTAGCCTCGGCCCTGTTATGGTGACGCCTCTGATTCTGAAATTCGGTCTACCTGGAACGATGTTCATGATAATACCAGCGATTGTTGTGGCTGTCGGCCTGATAAGGGAATTGCCCCGACTATCTTCTTTTCGCCCGTCTGTAAAGGCGACAAGATTGACCGCTGTGGATGACACGGCTCAATGGGGCGCTTTTTCCAGACTGACTGCCGTAATTGTTCTTAGGACATGCCTTTATTTTGGTTTGATGACCTTTATCCCCCTTTATTACGTTCATGTGAGACTGGTGTCCATACCTGAAGCCAATTTTGCTCTAACGGTCATGCTTATTTCCGGCGCTTTGGGATCAGGAATAGGTGGTTTTGTCGCGGATCGTATTGGTCTCAAGAACTTGCTCGTGGGTTCGCTATGCGTTATTCCTCCACTACTTCTGGGGTTTATGGTCACGCATGGAGTTTTTCGACTGGTCTGCCTTGGACTTGTGGGTATGACCACAATCGGGAGCGCGAGCACAGTAGTATTGCTGGGCCAGAGTTATCTTCGATCTCACATCGGTGTCGCGTCGGGTGTAACTCTTGGGGCGGCTATTGGACTTGGCGGTCTCTCTGTGCCGATAATGGGTATAATCGCCGACCATTACGACCTAACAGTAACACTATACTCAATGTTCATTTTTCCTGTCCTGGCCATTGCTTTTGCTGTGACGCTTCCTCACGTCCGCAGATGA
- a CDS encoding ATP-binding protein: MSSDKSTLLWRFYSSHMVVLVLGLLFLGYFALIELRKLQSYTISESLKKQAQMVAEIIGPKLSERNIQEIDALCDRLTAETRYRITVMAPDGVVLGDSESSPSRMEDHATRPEVKAAMAGSIGASTRYSFTVNTDMVYVAIPVIRDGKLQGIIRVSTPSERLSQIIKGFYVKLGAMILFLIVAVGIISLLLANRINKPIAEIRDAAERFAKGDFGQVTLQPGGAREIAELAASINDMVGQLRERLDIMTRQKNELESLLAEMVEAVVVVDQKKRIVRMNQAAENILQTVFENAEGRNLLQAVRNTGLNQFVTRTLSSAAPIEEELTVIGNPDRILQAHGAQISDPQGKPAGALIVMNDISRLKAIDQIRKDFVANVSHELKTPVTSIKGFLETLKDGAINDRATAERFLDIAIKHTDRLTNIIEDLLKLSRVEQDADLGAMKLESASVCDVVQSVVRFLDTPTTDKGVKMVVDCDESITIMMNRPLFEQALSNLVDNAIKYSSRDSEVSISAKQVDQEVIIQVQDKGTGIPSDQLPRIFERFFRVDRGRDRRTGGAGLGLSIARHIVNLHSGKIDVTSGVGQGSVFTIRIPV; encoded by the coding sequence ATGTCATCCGACAAATCCACATTACTCTGGCGCTTCTATAGCTCACATATGGTAGTTTTGGTATTGGGACTGCTTTTTTTGGGTTATTTCGCTCTAATAGAGTTACGTAAACTACAATCTTATACCATCTCAGAAAGCCTCAAGAAACAGGCTCAGATGGTTGCGGAAATTATCGGCCCCAAACTTTCCGAACGTAATATTCAAGAGATTGACGCTCTGTGCGACAGGCTAACCGCTGAGACTCGTTACAGAATAACCGTAATGGCGCCTGACGGCGTTGTTCTGGGGGACTCAGAATCATCGCCTTCAAGGATGGAAGACCATGCGACCAGACCGGAAGTCAAAGCGGCCATGGCCGGGTCCATTGGCGCATCAACACGATACAGTTTTACCGTCAACACTGATATGGTTTACGTGGCCATTCCGGTCATAAGGGACGGTAAACTCCAAGGAATAATTCGAGTGTCAACTCCTTCAGAGCGATTGAGTCAAATCATCAAGGGATTTTATGTCAAGCTCGGCGCCATGATCCTGTTCCTAATAGTGGCTGTAGGAATCATAAGCCTTCTACTCGCCAATCGAATCAATAAACCTATCGCCGAGATCAGGGACGCGGCTGAAAGATTCGCGAAAGGGGACTTTGGTCAAGTAACACTACAACCGGGCGGGGCCAGAGAAATCGCTGAACTGGCAGCTTCCATAAACGACATGGTTGGACAGCTTCGCGAACGTCTGGACATAATGACCAGACAGAAAAATGAACTCGAATCATTACTCGCCGAGATGGTCGAAGCGGTAGTGGTTGTGGACCAGAAAAAAAGAATAGTTCGAATGAACCAGGCCGCTGAAAATATTTTACAGACTGTTTTCGAGAACGCGGAAGGAAGAAACCTCCTTCAAGCTGTTAGAAACACGGGCTTGAATCAGTTTGTGACAAGGACGCTATCGAGTGCGGCGCCAATTGAAGAAGAATTAACCGTTATCGGAAATCCGGATAGGATTCTCCAGGCCCACGGCGCCCAGATTTCTGATCCTCAGGGCAAACCTGCTGGAGCGCTCATCGTAATGAATGACATTTCCAGGCTGAAGGCCATTGACCAAATACGGAAAGACTTTGTGGCGAATGTATCACACGAGTTGAAAACACCGGTCACATCCATAAAGGGTTTTTTGGAAACCTTGAAGGATGGAGCGATTAATGATCGCGCTACGGCTGAACGTTTCCTGGATATAGCTATAAAGCATACCGACAGGTTGACCAACATAATAGAAGACCTGCTCAAGTTATCCCGAGTGGAACAGGACGCTGATCTCGGGGCCATGAAGCTGGAATCGGCTTCAGTTTGCGATGTCGTCCAGTCTGTTGTAAGATTTCTGGACACTCCAACTACGGACAAAGGCGTCAAGATGGTTGTCGATTGCGACGAGTCCATAACAATTATGATGAACAGACCGCTGTTTGAACAGGCTTTGTCCAATCTGGTGGACAATGCGATCAAGTACAGCTCAAGAGATTCGGAAGTGTCTATTTCAGCTAAACAGGTTGATCAGGAAGTCATTATTCAAGTTCAGGACAAGGGAACTGGAATTCCGTCTGATCAACTCCCAAGAATTTTCGAGAGATTTTTCCGTGTTGACAGAGGCCGTGATAGAAGAACAGGAGGAGCCGGCCTCGGGTTATCGATCGCCAGACACATTGTGAATTTGCATTCCGGCAAGATTGATGTCACCAGTGGAGTTGGCCAGGGCAGCGTGTTCACAATCCGTATTCCGGTATGA
- a CDS encoding DUF47 family protein has product MRNPLTTLFRVSPFENVFKHSVRIAQCGPLFVTAIKSYFGGDRDQFEILKDEIRDLEAEADRIKRNIRAHLPASLLMPVDKSVFFAFLREADKVIDCIKNALYWMSYYNLILPEDIQKDYITLAKEVGDYVGLMPEMVLRAHTYFNSRAEKDRQLVKDMIREIRWREKESDDLEKTIFIRLCADESIPPRTFFLTVRLVETTGDIADHLENSSDMMRAMIAR; this is encoded by the coding sequence ATGAGAAATCCTCTAACGACCCTGTTTAGGGTGTCGCCGTTCGAAAATGTGTTTAAGCATTCAGTGAGGATTGCGCAATGCGGGCCTCTTTTCGTCACAGCCATCAAGAGCTATTTCGGTGGGGATAGAGACCAGTTTGAGATACTCAAGGATGAAATTAGAGATCTTGAAGCCGAGGCTGACAGGATTAAACGAAACATAAGGGCCCACTTGCCGGCTTCGCTGTTAATGCCTGTAGATAAATCGGTGTTTTTTGCGTTTTTACGCGAGGCGGACAAGGTCATTGATTGCATCAAGAATGCTTTGTACTGGATGTCATACTATAATTTAATTTTGCCCGAAGACATACAAAAGGACTACATCACGTTAGCGAAAGAAGTTGGTGATTACGTAGGCCTTATGCCGGAGATGGTGCTCAGGGCGCACACCTATTTTAACAGCCGGGCGGAAAAAGACCGTCAGTTGGTCAAAGACATGATACGGGAAATACGATGGCGGGAAAAAGAATCCGATGATCTTGAAAAGACCATTTTTATACGTTTGTGCGCAGACGAGTCGATTCCCCCCAGGACATTTTTTCTGACTGTGCGCTTGGTCGAAACAACCGGAGACATAGCTGATCATTTGGAGAATTCTTCTGATATGATGCGGGCTATGATTGCCCGTTGA